A single region of the Streptomyces sp. AM 4-1-1 genome encodes:
- a CDS encoding SDR family oxidoreductase encodes MSFNTSKILPPDGKYVLVTGASSGLGRSCAFHLARVGFQVFAGVRTSAAGDELVGDDTTGRVTPVRLDVTDDESVAAAVKEITAAVGDTGLWALVNNAGVAVSAPLECVTPDRMRYQLDTNVIGQLRVTQSVLPLLRRSRGRIVNVTSGLGSVALPFLGAYAAAQFAKEAMSDVLRRELRQFGIQVSVVQPGAIMTPIWAKLSQGARSALDDLPEETVAPYSVAFGRFLELNEQGARDSTTRPEDFARTVVRALTSVSARTRYQVGKDARTLSVLRRALPDRALDRRLRPITQ; translated from the coding sequence ATGTCCTTCAACACGTCCAAGATCCTTCCCCCCGACGGGAAGTACGTCCTCGTGACGGGCGCCTCCTCGGGGCTCGGCCGCAGTTGCGCGTTCCATCTGGCCCGCGTCGGCTTCCAGGTGTTCGCCGGGGTGCGCACGTCCGCGGCCGGTGACGAACTCGTCGGGGACGACACCACCGGCCGGGTCACCCCGGTCCGTCTCGACGTCACCGACGACGAGTCGGTCGCCGCGGCGGTGAAGGAGATCACCGCCGCGGTGGGTGACACCGGTCTGTGGGCCCTCGTCAACAACGCGGGGGTGGCCGTCTCGGCGCCGCTGGAGTGCGTCACCCCGGACCGGATGCGGTACCAGCTCGACACCAATGTGATCGGCCAACTGCGGGTGACGCAGAGCGTGTTGCCGCTGCTACGGCGGTCCCGTGGCCGGATCGTCAACGTCACGTCGGGGCTCGGCAGCGTCGCGCTGCCGTTCCTCGGCGCCTACGCGGCGGCCCAGTTCGCCAAGGAGGCGATGTCGGACGTACTGCGGCGCGAGCTGCGGCAGTTCGGCATCCAGGTGTCGGTCGTGCAGCCCGGCGCGATCATGACGCCGATCTGGGCGAAGCTCTCGCAGGGCGCGCGGTCGGCCCTTGACGACCTGCCGGAGGAGACCGTCGCGCCGTACAGCGTCGCGTTCGGCCGCTTCCTGGAGCTGAACGAGCAGGGCGCCAGGGACAGCACCACCCGCCCGGAGGACTTCGCGCGGACCGTGGTCCGGGCCCTGACCAGCGTCTCCGCCCGGACGCGGTACCAGGTCGGCAAGGACGCCCGCACGCTGAGCGTGCTGCGCAGAGCGCTGCCGGACCGGGCACTCGACCGCCGGCTGCGGCCGATCACGCAGTAA
- a CDS encoding FAD-binding oxidoreductase: MTDLVLPRTWPHHDAPAPELRSGWLGSALADEPDDGRSPALVDELHCDVCVVGGGFTGLWTAIEILERAPGTDVVLIEADICGGGASGANAGFLMPMWARFRSLVAISDHEEARRIGEASADAVDDILAFVDKHGIDAQYRRGPWLLAASSPAQRGAWLETLEELHRAGIEPLRQVSAQEASRAVGADHHYGGVIDPGSATLHPAKLTRGLRRVALESGVRIHERTPLLALRPGRRTRAVTPYGSVVADQVVLAINAWAGQLEDLGRRMVTIASDTLLTEPVPDRFAALGWDDDTSVCDARRRLNYYRKTPDGRLLFGKGGVGMEYGTTSASTMWGPPLRTAETRRHLARLFPTLADAPVASAWTAPVEYSVTSLPFAGRLRSVPNASYATGYSGDGVGPSRLMAKVLASFALGTKDEWSRSALARTPGGWIPPDPWRTAGARLLLPALRAVENHEDRGRRAPGPLKSLVSVEPSAFGRRATGRGRR, encoded by the coding sequence ATGACCGACCTGGTCCTGCCCCGCACCTGGCCCCATCACGACGCCCCCGCCCCCGAACTGCGCTCCGGCTGGCTGGGGTCGGCGCTCGCCGACGAGCCCGACGACGGCCGCAGTCCCGCGCTGGTGGACGAACTCCACTGCGACGTGTGTGTCGTCGGCGGCGGCTTCACCGGTCTGTGGACCGCGATCGAGATCCTGGAACGGGCCCCCGGCACCGATGTCGTCCTCATCGAGGCGGACATCTGCGGAGGCGGCGCGAGCGGTGCGAACGCGGGATTCCTGATGCCCATGTGGGCGAGGTTCCGCAGTCTGGTGGCGATCAGCGACCACGAGGAGGCGCGGCGGATCGGAGAGGCGTCCGCCGACGCGGTGGACGACATCCTCGCGTTCGTCGACAAGCACGGCATCGACGCGCAGTACCGGCGCGGGCCCTGGCTGCTGGCCGCCTCCTCGCCCGCCCAGCGGGGCGCCTGGCTGGAGACGCTGGAGGAGCTGCACCGCGCGGGCATCGAGCCGCTGCGCCAGGTGTCCGCACAGGAGGCGAGCCGGGCCGTCGGCGCCGACCACCACTACGGCGGGGTGATCGACCCCGGCAGTGCCACGCTGCACCCCGCGAAGCTGACCCGTGGGCTGCGCAGGGTGGCCCTGGAGTCCGGTGTCCGCATCCACGAACGCACCCCGCTGCTCGCGCTGCGGCCGGGACGGCGCACCCGGGCCGTCACCCCGTACGGCAGTGTCGTCGCGGACCAGGTGGTGCTGGCCATCAACGCCTGGGCGGGTCAACTGGAGGACCTGGGGCGGCGCATGGTGACGATAGCCAGCGACACCCTGCTCACCGAACCCGTCCCGGACCGGTTCGCGGCGCTCGGCTGGGACGACGACACCTCCGTCTGCGACGCGCGGCGCCGCCTCAACTACTACCGCAAGACGCCGGACGGGCGGCTGCTGTTCGGGAAGGGCGGGGTGGGCATGGAGTACGGGACGACGTCGGCGAGCACCATGTGGGGCCCGCCGCTGCGCACGGCGGAGACCCGGAGGCATCTCGCGCGGCTGTTCCCGACCCTCGCGGACGCCCCGGTGGCGTCGGCGTGGACCGCGCCCGTCGAGTACTCCGTCACCTCGCTGCCGTTCGCGGGCCGACTGCGCTCGGTGCCCAACGCCAGCTACGCGACGGGTTATTCGGGCGACGGGGTGGGGCCGTCGCGGCTGATGGCGAAGGTGCTGGCGTCGTTCGCGCTCGGTACGAAGGACGAGTGGTCGCGCTCGGCACTGGCGCGCACACCCGGCGGCTGGATACCGCCGGACCCGTGGCGGACGGCGGGGGCGCGGCTCCTGCTGCCCGCGCTGCGGGCGGTGGAGAACCACGAGGACCGGGGTCGGCGGGCCCCGGGGCCGCTGAAGAGTCTGGTGTCCGTGGAGCCGTCCGCCTTCGGCCGCCGGGCCACGGGCCGGGGACGGCGCTGA
- a CDS encoding STAS domain-containing protein yields MSCTSYLLSDHHLVAELHDVIDIDNEAAVERELRRLLPDAGGPHVLIVDIHTPIVTATALNVLLRLRRTAEERGIVLCVTARCSAARRVFGIVRARRVLRVAATLPGAVAMSRGCGVAPRYAEGADPPPLRGLPQRGAPSARLSPDGDG; encoded by the coding sequence TTGAGCTGCACGAGCTACCTCCTCAGTGATCACCACCTGGTTGCGGAGCTGCACGATGTCATCGACATCGACAACGAGGCCGCGGTGGAGCGGGAGCTGAGACGTCTGCTGCCGGACGCCGGAGGGCCGCACGTCCTCATCGTGGACATCCACACACCGATCGTCACCGCGACCGCCCTGAACGTGCTGCTGCGGTTGCGGCGGACGGCCGAGGAGCGCGGGATCGTGCTGTGCGTCACCGCACGCTGCTCGGCGGCGCGCAGGGTGTTCGGCATCGTCCGCGCCCGGCGGGTCCTGCGGGTGGCCGCCACCCTGCCGGGAGCGGTGGCCATGTCCCGTGGCTGTGGCGTCGCTCCCCGGTACGCCGAGGGCGCGGACCCGCCCCCACTGCGGGGACTGCCCCAGAGGGGAGCGCCGAGTGCCCGGCTGTCACCGGACGGCGACGGCTGA
- a CDS encoding FAD-dependent monooxygenase codes for MTQHLEDGENTARPLPARRKAIVIGAGIGGLTAAVALRKAGLDVEVYERANELRAAGSGLSVMSNAITALRSLDLGIDLEKHGSPLESYHVRTATGRLIREFPFPEIIGRLGVPSVLITRSDLQNALLDAASGIPVTLGAQAERFETDEAGADGGVRVGFADGSEVRGDVLIGADGFNSVVRGQLAGPEASRDSGYICWLAVIPFSHPRFAPGSVTHYWGSGQRFGMVDMGDGRLYWWGTKNMPTEESHNWRGTKAEVERAYAGWADVVREAIRATPEEAILGVPSRDRVFLERWGKGPVTLLGDAAHPMLTSLGQGSCMAIEDAVVLGRQLAVPGTDVPTALRRYEDERRERTRAVVTASRSISTFEQSEDPIRRPVRDAYFRFLPKRRLTRTLENALTFPQ; via the coding sequence ATGACACAGCACCTGGAAGACGGCGAGAACACGGCGAGGCCGCTCCCGGCCCGCCGGAAGGCGATCGTGATCGGGGCGGGCATCGGCGGACTGACCGCCGCCGTGGCCCTGCGCAAGGCGGGCCTGGACGTCGAGGTGTACGAGCGGGCGAACGAACTGCGGGCCGCCGGGTCCGGGCTCTCCGTGATGAGCAACGCCATCACGGCCCTGCGCTCCCTCGACCTCGGCATCGACCTGGAGAAGCACGGCAGCCCGCTGGAGTCGTACCACGTGAGGACGGCCACCGGACGGCTCATACGGGAGTTCCCGTTCCCCGAGATCATCGGCAGGCTGGGCGTGCCGAGCGTCCTGATCACCCGGTCCGACCTCCAGAACGCGCTGCTCGACGCCGCGTCCGGCATCCCGGTCACGCTGGGCGCGCAGGCCGAACGGTTCGAGACGGACGAGGCCGGCGCCGACGGCGGGGTACGGGTCGGGTTCGCGGACGGCAGCGAGGTGCGCGGCGACGTGCTGATCGGCGCGGACGGCTTCAACTCGGTGGTCCGCGGACAGCTCGCGGGCCCCGAGGCGTCGAGGGACAGCGGGTACATCTGCTGGCTCGCCGTCATCCCGTTCTCGCACCCCCGGTTCGCCCCGGGCTCCGTCACCCACTACTGGGGCAGCGGGCAGCGTTTCGGCATGGTCGACATGGGTGACGGCCGCCTCTACTGGTGGGGCACCAAGAACATGCCCACCGAGGAGTCCCACAACTGGCGGGGCACCAAGGCCGAGGTCGAACGCGCTTACGCGGGCTGGGCCGACGTGGTGCGCGAGGCGATCCGGGCCACCCCCGAGGAGGCGATCCTCGGCGTGCCGTCCCGGGACCGGGTCTTCCTGGAGCGGTGGGGGAAGGGGCCGGTGACCCTGCTGGGCGACGCCGCGCACCCGATGCTCACCAGCCTCGGGCAGGGCTCGTGCATGGCCATCGAGGACGCCGTGGTGCTCGGGCGCCAACTGGCCGTCCCCGGCACGGACGTGCCGACCGCGCTGCGCCGGTACGAGGACGAGCGCCGGGAACGCACCCGGGCGGTGGTCACGGCCTCGCGCTCCATCAGCACCTTCGAGCAGTCGGAGGACCCGATACGCCGGCCGGTCCGTGACGCCTACTTCAGGTTCCTGCCGAAGCGCAGGCTGACGCGGACGCTGGAGAACGCCCTCACCTTCCCGCAGTGA
- a CDS encoding GAF and ANTAR domain-containing protein — MIMIDRPASVTPDVTALLLDTESLDEFLLAFARSALDLAPVANGCGITLEREGRPVTVSSAGANAARLDEAQYGQDDGPCLQAMRTGEIVSVSDTLREGRWGAYPAHAAACGARSSLSLPIAPHTHTAGALNLYAPLPDAFADADIASLRLLAAQATGAIALAQRISDAQEFAADLQAALQSRTVIDQAIGVIMGQQRCTPEAAFEVLRSASQHRNIKLRDLCAELIAGITGQPPISEAIQPRP, encoded by the coding sequence ATGATCATGATTGACAGGCCAGCTTCCGTGACGCCGGATGTGACCGCGCTCCTGCTGGACACCGAATCCCTGGACGAATTCCTCCTGGCCTTCGCCCGCAGCGCCCTCGATCTCGCGCCGGTGGCGAACGGCTGCGGCATCACCCTGGAGCGGGAGGGCCGCCCGGTGACCGTGTCCAGCGCGGGCGCCAACGCCGCCAGGCTCGACGAGGCCCAGTACGGGCAGGACGACGGCCCGTGCCTCCAGGCCATGCGTACGGGCGAGATCGTCAGCGTGTCCGACACCCTCCGCGAGGGGCGCTGGGGTGCCTATCCGGCCCATGCCGCCGCCTGTGGCGCCCGCTCGTCGTTGTCCCTGCCGATCGCCCCGCACACCCACACGGCGGGGGCGCTCAACCTCTACGCCCCGTTGCCGGACGCCTTCGCGGACGCGGACATCGCGTCCCTGCGGCTCCTCGCGGCGCAGGCCACCGGGGCCATCGCGCTGGCCCAACGCATCTCCGACGCGCAGGAGTTCGCCGCCGATCTCCAGGCGGCCCTTCAGTCCCGTACGGTCATCGACCAGGCCATCGGCGTCATCATGGGCCAGCAACGCTGCACCCCCGAGGCGGCGTTCGAGGTGCTGCGCTCCGCGTCCCAGCACCGCAACATCAAACTCCGTGATCTGTGCGCCGAACTCATCGCGGGCATCACCGGCCAGCCCCCGATCAGCGAGGCGATCCAGCCCCGCCCCTGA
- a CDS encoding LuxR C-terminal-related transcriptional regulator — MTAGRDPAAGPATPPGLPQRGRENETSQVREALECARAGGRALVSVVGPRGVGKTRLLYEATADARRLGFRLMGDPGRPPSRSTPPPAAPWPTLVLLDEPPPGPGGPGRAEPPPRAYGDRSHTVWLVAHRPDAVPRMSYPVTADARTSACTIRLTLGPLPEPAAFHLATDLLGAPPARSLQRLLRQTGGHPRLLIELLQGLRDEGSVRTEDGVARLVAAHRCEQARFYVREILGRCSGLCRQLLCVMAVVDQETAIEDLGLMMDTSTASLIVVLEEAYGTGLIRDDGTRPGFGSVLARCLVAGTVPTTLQSALRREAAALRRTRGGSTTVRAEADGAAVHGGDFDAVSGLSELQRDIVRLVGEGLSNQRIAERVGLSPHTVNYHLRKLYRALGVNSRIDLLNAAERAGGRLSGLPRTGRGRTAGDGRETPPEPPRPH, encoded by the coding sequence GTGACGGCCGGCCGGGACCCGGCCGCCGGGCCCGCCACCCCGCCCGGTCTGCCGCAACGCGGCCGGGAGAACGAGACGTCACAGGTCCGGGAGGCGCTGGAGTGCGCCCGCGCGGGCGGCCGGGCCCTGGTGTCCGTCGTCGGACCGCGAGGCGTGGGCAAGACCCGGCTGCTGTACGAGGCGACGGCCGACGCCCGGCGGCTCGGCTTCCGTCTGATGGGCGACCCGGGCCGTCCGCCGTCCCGGAGCACCCCGCCTCCCGCCGCCCCCTGGCCCACCCTGGTGCTGCTGGACGAACCGCCGCCCGGCCCCGGCGGCCCCGGTCGCGCGGAGCCACCGCCACGGGCGTACGGCGACCGCAGCCACACGGTGTGGCTGGTCGCGCACCGGCCGGACGCCGTGCCACGGATGTCGTACCCGGTGACGGCGGACGCCCGGACCTCCGCCTGCACGATCCGGCTCACCCTCGGCCCGCTGCCCGAACCGGCCGCTTTCCACCTGGCGACCGATCTGCTCGGCGCCCCGCCCGCCCGCTCCCTGCAACGGCTGCTGAGACAGACGGGCGGTCATCCGCGACTGCTGATCGAACTCCTCCAGGGACTGCGGGACGAGGGCAGTGTCCGCACCGAGGACGGCGTCGCCCGGCTCGTCGCCGCCCACCGCTGCGAACAGGCCCGCTTCTACGTACGGGAGATCCTGGGCCGTTGCTCCGGCCTCTGCCGCCAACTGCTGTGCGTGATGGCCGTCGTCGACCAGGAAACGGCGATCGAGGACCTGGGCCTGATGATGGACACCTCGACCGCCTCCCTGATCGTCGTACTGGAAGAGGCGTACGGGACGGGGCTGATCCGGGACGACGGCACCCGGCCCGGGTTCGGCAGCGTGCTCGCCCGATGTCTGGTCGCCGGGACCGTGCCCACCACCCTGCAGTCCGCGCTGCGCCGCGAGGCGGCCGCGCTGAGACGGACCCGGGGCGGGTCCACCACCGTGCGGGCCGAGGCGGACGGCGCCGCCGTGCACGGGGGTGACTTCGATGCCGTGAGCGGGCTGAGTGAACTCCAGCGCGACATCGTCCGGTTGGTGGGCGAGGGTCTGTCGAACCAGCGGATCGCGGAACGCGTCGGGCTGTCCCCGCACACCGTCAACTATCACCTGCGCAAGCTGTACCGCGCCCTGGGCGTGAACTCCCGGATCGACCTGCTCAACGCGGCCGAACGCGCCGGGGGCCGGCTGTCGGGGCTCCCCCGGACCGGTCGCGGCCGGACCGCCGGCGACGGGCGCGAGACGCCCCCTGAACCCCCGCGACCGCACTGA
- a CDS encoding GAF and ANTAR domain-containing protein, protein MTDEATTAPLDVTALLLETDSLNGFLQALAEAALARAPAAGGCGVTVEGQGRPLTVASAGASALALDEAQYGRDDGPCLQSLRNGEEIHVPEMLDEKRWEDYPAFAAVNGARSSLSLPIAPHTHTSGALNLYSPVPNAFDGTDLVVLRSLAAQATGAIALAQRMATAQEFTADLQAALRSRTVIDQAIGVIMGQRRCSSDEAFGLLRTASQHRNIKLRDLCTELVTNLSGRPPSGEGLRPRA, encoded by the coding sequence ATGACCGACGAAGCGACCACCGCCCCGCTCGATGTGACCGCGCTGCTGCTGGAGACCGATTCCCTGAACGGGTTCCTCCAGGCCCTGGCGGAAGCGGCCCTGGCCCGCGCTCCCGCCGCGGGCGGTTGCGGCGTCACCGTGGAGGGCCAGGGCCGCCCGCTGACCGTGGCGAGCGCCGGGGCCAGCGCCCTCGCCCTGGACGAGGCCCAGTACGGGCGGGACGACGGCCCCTGCCTCCAGTCCCTGCGGAACGGCGAGGAGATCCACGTACCGGAGATGCTGGACGAGAAGCGCTGGGAGGACTACCCCGCGTTCGCCGCCGTGAACGGTGCCCGCTCCTCGCTGTCCCTGCCGATCGCCCCGCACACCCACACCTCCGGCGCGCTCAACCTCTACTCCCCCGTACCGAACGCGTTCGACGGCACCGATCTCGTCGTCCTGCGCTCCCTCGCCGCCCAGGCCACCGGAGCCATCGCCCTGGCCCAGCGGATGGCCACGGCCCAGGAATTCACGGCCGACCTGCAAGCGGCCCTGCGGTCCCGTACGGTCATCGACCAGGCCATCGGCGTCATCATGGGCCAGCGGCGCTGCTCGTCCGACGAGGCGTTCGGCCTCCTGCGCACCGCGTCGCAGCACCGCAACATCAAGCTCCGCGACCTGTGCACCGAACTCGTCACCAACCTCTCGGGCCGGCCGCCGTCCGGCGAAGGGCTGCGCCCCCGAGCCTGA
- the paaN gene encoding phenylacetic acid degradation protein PaaN — MGTVECRRQPRYGSVGGDVGPSPLLKRHQELLERALEAIRTREHWSPFPEEEAAYGERAAAEGEAAYRELLGEHFELDQPGGDGTVGPEPARGGERSPYGGELGISYPHSDPSVLLPAMTDATASWRAAGPWERAAVCAEILTRINARSFEFAHAAVHTSGHNFLMAFHAGAVHAQDRGLEAVAYALFEQTRLPSTAIWRKPMPEGEDFVLAKTFTVVPRGVGLVVANRVFPTWNGYPGLFASLATGNAVLVKPHPRAVLPLALTVRIAREVLADAGHDPNVVCLVAERPGERSAKDLATRPEVRIVDYSGSAEFGRWLEDNARQAQVFTAKSAVNSLLVESTARYRDMLYNVAFSLALYSGQLCTSPQNLLIPRTGISTDEGHKTYARCVEDLAAAVTGLLADDAEAVGVLGALIGPDVLARVEYAASGAVGPVALAPRAVAHPRFPAATVRTPTLVALDAARDRDRATLRSEWLGPVAFAVAVDSAADGIELMRRTAQEEGALSVGVYTTSPEVEAAVEDACERTGVMLSVNLVGNWFITQSAVYSDLHSTGLNPSGNSVYCDGAYVAGRFRTVGVRRYGTGERTAPQPAGRP, encoded by the coding sequence ATGGGAACAGTGGAGTGTCGGCGTCAGCCCCGGTACGGGAGCGTCGGCGGCGACGTCGGCCCGAGCCCGTTGCTGAAGAGGCATCAGGAGCTGCTGGAAAGGGCGTTGGAGGCGATACGCACCAGGGAGCACTGGTCGCCCTTCCCCGAGGAGGAGGCCGCCTACGGCGAGCGGGCCGCCGCGGAGGGCGAGGCGGCGTACCGCGAACTGCTCGGCGAGCACTTCGAGCTGGATCAGCCGGGCGGTGACGGCACGGTCGGCCCGGAACCCGCCCGAGGAGGCGAGCGGTCCCCGTACGGCGGTGAACTCGGTATCTCCTACCCGCACTCCGACCCCTCGGTCCTGCTTCCCGCCATGACGGACGCTACGGCGTCCTGGCGGGCGGCCGGGCCCTGGGAGCGGGCGGCGGTCTGCGCGGAGATCCTGACCCGGATCAACGCCCGCTCCTTCGAGTTCGCCCACGCGGCGGTGCACACCAGCGGGCACAACTTTCTGATGGCCTTCCACGCGGGCGCGGTGCACGCCCAGGACCGGGGCCTGGAGGCGGTGGCGTACGCCCTCTTCGAGCAGACCCGGCTGCCGTCCACCGCGATCTGGCGCAAGCCCATGCCGGAGGGCGAGGACTTCGTCCTGGCCAAGACGTTCACGGTGGTGCCGCGCGGCGTCGGGCTGGTCGTCGCCAACCGGGTCTTCCCCACCTGGAACGGCTACCCGGGCCTCTTCGCCTCGCTGGCCACCGGCAACGCCGTACTCGTCAAACCGCACCCCCGGGCCGTCCTGCCGCTGGCCCTGACCGTACGGATCGCCCGTGAGGTCCTGGCGGACGCGGGCCACGACCCGAACGTGGTCTGCCTGGTCGCCGAACGGCCCGGGGAGCGGTCGGCCAAGGATCTCGCCACACGTCCCGAGGTGCGGATCGTCGACTACTCCGGATCGGCGGAATTCGGGCGCTGGCTGGAGGACAACGCCCGTCAGGCCCAGGTGTTCACCGCCAAGTCCGCCGTCAACTCGCTGCTCGTCGAGTCGACCGCGCGCTACCGGGACATGCTGTACAACGTCGCCTTCTCGCTCGCCCTGTACAGCGGACAGCTGTGCACGAGCCCGCAGAACCTGCTGATCCCGCGCACGGGCATCAGCACCGACGAGGGACACAAGACGTACGCGCGGTGCGTCGAGGACCTGGCCGCCGCGGTGACCGGGCTGCTGGCAGACGACGCCGAGGCGGTCGGCGTGCTCGGCGCGCTGATCGGGCCCGATGTGCTGGCCCGGGTGGAGTACGCGGCCTCCGGCGCGGTCGGCCCGGTCGCGCTGGCGCCACGGGCGGTGGCGCATCCCCGGTTCCCGGCCGCCACCGTCCGCACCCCCACCCTGGTGGCGCTGGACGCCGCCCGCGACCGGGACCGGGCGACACTGCGCTCCGAATGGCTCGGGCCGGTCGCCTTCGCCGTCGCGGTGGACTCGGCCGCCGACGGGATCGAGCTGATGCGGCGCACCGCCCAGGAGGAGGGGGCGCTCTCGGTCGGGGTGTACACCACGTCCCCCGAGGTGGAGGCGGCCGTGGAGGACGCCTGCGAGCGGACCGGGGTGATGCTGTCGGTGAATCTGGTGGGCAACTGGTTCATCACCCAGTCCGCCGTCTACTCCGATCTGCACAGCACCGGCCTCAACCCCTCGGGCAACTCCGTCTACTGCGACGGCGCCTACGTCGCGGGCAGGTTCCGCACGGTGGGTGTGCGGCGGTACGGCACGGGCGAGCGGACCGCGCCACAACCGGCGGGCCGGCCGTGA
- a CDS encoding polysaccharide deacetylase family protein — MVNPRPPEAAGTAPARPFLPFAATALAVAGWHIGPAATWLPPVRRALAPALDGRGAPDRVALTFDDGPDPDSTPHFLRALDRLSVRATFFVLGERLRLHPELGRRMVAEGHELAVHGWRHERPWRPRPARDTHELRRAVETVVRVTGTRPVWYRPPYGILTGGRWAAARRLGLRPVLWSAWGRDWTARATPDSVLAEVTSALRGGGTVLLHDSDAMSAPGSWRASLGALPGLAAVCHARGLTLGPLAVHGLRPPPGDEPYAYVNAPLGTAG, encoded by the coding sequence ATGGTGAACCCACGTCCACCGGAGGCGGCCGGAACCGCACCGGCCCGCCCGTTCCTGCCGTTCGCGGCGACCGCCCTCGCGGTCGCCGGGTGGCACATCGGCCCGGCCGCCACCTGGCTCCCGCCGGTCCGCAGGGCACTCGCCCCCGCGCTCGACGGCCGGGGCGCACCCGACCGGGTCGCGCTCACCTTCGACGACGGGCCGGACCCGGACAGCACCCCGCACTTCCTGCGGGCCCTGGACCGGCTGTCGGTGCGGGCCACGTTCTTCGTGCTCGGTGAGCGGTTGCGGCTCCATCCGGAACTGGGGCGTCGCATGGTGGCCGAGGGCCATGAACTCGCCGTGCACGGCTGGCGGCACGAACGGCCCTGGCGGCCCCGTCCGGCCCGTGACACCCATGAGCTGCGGCGGGCCGTGGAGACCGTCGTGCGCGTCACGGGTACGCGTCCCGTCTGGTACCGGCCGCCGTACGGCATCCTGACCGGCGGGCGCTGGGCGGCCGCCCGCCGTCTCGGCCTGCGCCCGGTGCTCTGGTCCGCCTGGGGCCGCGACTGGACGGCGCGTGCCACCCCCGACAGCGTGCTCGCCGAGGTGACGAGCGCCCTGCGCGGGGGCGGCACGGTGCTGTTGCACGACTCGGACGCCATGAGCGCGCCCGGGTCCTGGCGGGCCTCCCTGGGAGCCCTGCCCGGACTCGCCGCCGTCTGCCACGCACGTGGTCTGACCCTGGGTCCGCTCGCCGTCCACGGGCTGCGCCCGCCACCGGGCGACGAGCCGTACGCCTACGTCAACGCGCCCCTGGGGACGGCCGGTTGA